A genomic window from Vitis riparia cultivar Riparia Gloire de Montpellier isolate 1030 chromosome 16, EGFV_Vit.rip_1.0, whole genome shotgun sequence includes:
- the LOC117933013 gene encoding probable membrane-associated kinase regulator 2 has product MDVLSFLKLWKGGGSAPTATTGDAVRTTSLRHVMVETDDEDSFFDLELAVPQNKEENSNKSGEGGSAHELFFKRRILPIESSSKPQSPISLLRSAPRFRVFMFGLRRSKSEKTEKAEKMEASGVSEQPPRNSKLFTVKFKVEEVPVVSVFTRENSSRSFGKHGTEETTSFESKRFSKDVVHKYLKLIKPLYIKVSKKYGEKTTSSPSPSSSPIPGPIFSPKKPVKTQSRREDGEERPGSLPAGLRVVCKHLGKSRSASAAVQMMPPVSFQASRRDDSLAQQHDGIQSAIMHCKRSLNSSTDSSHLSRWTSDSSHEQSLDSSRRSVEKI; this is encoded by the exons ATGGATGTTCTCAGCTTTCTCAAGCTCTGGAAAGGCGGTGGGTCAGCACCCACTGCCACCACCGGCGACGCCGTCAGGACCACCAGCTTGCGCCATGTGATGGTGGAGACTGACGACGAAGATTCCTTCTTCGATTTGGAGCTCGCTGTGCCTCAGAACAAAGAAGAGAACAGCAACAAGAGCGGAGAGGGAGGTTCAGCCCATGAGCTGTTTTTCAAGAGAAGAATTCTCCCGATTGAGTCCAGCTCGAAGCCTCAGTCTCCGATCTCGCTGTTGAGGTCCGCGCCCAGGTTCAGGGTCTTCATGTTCGGGCTCAGGAGGTCGAAGTCGGAGAAGACGGAGAAGGCTGAGAAAATGGAAGCGAGCGGCGTTTCGGAACAACCTCCGCGGAATAGTAAGCTTTTTACCGTCAAATTCAAGGTGGAGGAAGTTCCGGTGGTTTCGGTGTTTACCCGAGAGAACAGTTCGAGGAGCTTTGGCAAGCATGGCACGGaggaaacgacgtcgtttgagTCGAAGAGGTTTTCGAAGGATGTGGTGCACAAATATCTGAAGCTCATCAAGCCTCTGTACATCAAGGTTTCCAAGAAATACGGCGAAAAAACGACGTCGTCCCCATCGCCGTCGTCTTCTCCGATTCCGGGGCCAATATTCTCCCCCAAAAAGCCGGTGAAGACACAGTCCAGGAGAGAGGACGGAGAAGAGAGGCCGGGGAGTCTTCCGGCAGGGCTTCGCGTGGTGTGTAAGCATCTAGGGAAGAGCCGGTCGGCGTCGGCGGCTGTTCAGATGATGCCACCGGTGAGCTTTCAGGCAAGTAGGAGAGATGATTCGCTGGCGCAGCAGCATGATGGGATTCAAAGCGCCATTATGCATTGCAAGAGATCGCTCAACTCTTCAACCG ATTCTTCGCATTTATCACGATGGACCAGCGATTCTTCTCACGAGCAATCCCTGGACTCATCAAGAAGATCAGTCGAGAAAATTTGA